A window of Prolixibacter sp. SD074 contains these coding sequences:
- a CDS encoding Ig-like domain-containing protein yields MDKKFLYLIILVFGSITFYTSCANMGMPSGGAKDTIPPVVVRSIPVANQINFNKDQLQITFDEFVVPEKLNEKFVISPPIDKRPIFRTKGKSLIVDLNGAKLKDSATYSLDFKDAIVDNNEKNPLKNFRLAFSTGPVLDSLRVVGFVLNSFNLEPSEGAYIMLYKNLSDTAVLTTKPDYIAKTDANGFFAVTNLPKATYNVYAVTDNDNNMMLTATAEPVAFLDSTVSPSAKYFPKQDTAVVGMDTLLVFGKTRFYPNPLYLLQFEQPFFDLRLDNEQRPTRKYVDLTFTQSVKDTFDIQLLNYEPKDNWKYIEHSANNDSLRIWLTDSMVYKKDTLQFRVTFEQQDSTGVKYAYNDTIRLFFSDAPTGKRRGRRDRRKIEKKDINVSLSLNTRANGFDVYRDVAVESPEPVKNMDTTMIHLFVKEDTVFNSINFKILPDSVNKRRFFIHYPWDYQTTYRLKIDSAAVTTLYGAVSDSVENTFVTQEEEHYGKINFAMQNVTGPTIIQLLKNDDKEEAVRAKTIYKDGTVEFPFLEPQKYKVKAIFDRNDNGKWDTGNLEAHVQPEEVFYYPEVLKLRSNWTMNPTWEIPTQQVFKKEIIDKEKQEEEARKKKKQRNSKAF; encoded by the coding sequence AGGCGCCAAGGATACCATTCCACCAGTTGTCGTGCGGAGTATTCCGGTAGCGAACCAAATCAATTTCAATAAAGACCAGCTCCAGATAACTTTCGATGAATTTGTGGTACCCGAAAAGCTGAATGAAAAATTCGTCATATCGCCTCCCATTGACAAGCGGCCGATTTTCCGGACCAAAGGGAAATCATTAATCGTCGATTTAAACGGGGCGAAATTAAAGGACAGCGCCACCTATTCGCTCGACTTTAAAGACGCCATTGTCGACAACAACGAGAAGAATCCGTTGAAGAATTTCCGCCTTGCTTTTTCCACCGGTCCCGTGCTCGACAGTTTACGGGTGGTAGGCTTTGTATTGAACTCTTTCAATCTGGAACCGTCGGAAGGCGCTTACATTATGCTGTACAAGAATTTGTCGGATACAGCTGTGTTGACAACCAAACCCGATTATATTGCCAAGACCGATGCCAATGGCTTTTTCGCAGTCACCAATCTGCCCAAAGCCACTTACAACGTTTACGCAGTTACCGACAACGACAACAACATGATGTTGACAGCGACAGCTGAACCTGTAGCATTCCTGGATTCGACGGTATCACCATCGGCAAAATATTTCCCGAAACAGGATACTGCAGTGGTGGGCATGGACACCTTACTGGTTTTCGGAAAAACCCGCTTCTATCCCAATCCACTCTACCTGTTGCAATTCGAACAACCATTCTTCGACCTTCGATTGGATAATGAACAGCGCCCAACCCGTAAATATGTTGATTTGACCTTTACACAATCGGTAAAAGACACCTTCGATATTCAGCTTTTAAACTACGAGCCCAAAGATAACTGGAAATATATTGAACATTCGGCCAACAACGATTCGTTGCGTATCTGGCTGACTGATTCGATGGTGTACAAAAAAGATACACTGCAGTTCAGGGTAACCTTTGAACAACAGGATTCTACCGGTGTGAAATATGCATACAACGACACCATCCGATTGTTCTTCAGCGATGCCCCTACCGGGAAAAGGCGGGGACGGAGAGACCGCAGAAAAATCGAAAAGAAAGATATAAACGTATCGCTAAGTTTGAACACACGCGCTAATGGTTTCGATGTGTACAGAGACGTTGCTGTAGAATCGCCGGAACCTGTAAAAAACATGGACACTACCATGATTCACCTCTTTGTGAAAGAGGATACCGTGTTTAATTCGATTAATTTTAAGATACTACCGGATTCAGTCAATAAACGCAGGTTCTTTATCCATTATCCATGGGATTACCAAACCACCTACCGGTTGAAAATTGACTCGGCAGCCGTAACCACGCTCTACGGGGCTGTGTCGGACAGTGTCGAGAATACTTTCGTTACCCAGGAAGAAGAACATTATGGCAAAATCAATTTTGCCATGCAAAATGTAACCGGCCCGACAATTATTCAGTTACTGAAAAACGATGACAAAGAAGAGGCCGTCAGGGCTAAAACCATTTACAAAGACGGAACAGTGGAGTTTCCTTTCCTCGAGCCACAAAAATATAAGGTAAAAGCCATCTTCGATCGTAATGACAACGGTAAATGGGATACCGGGAACCTGGAGGCCCACGTGCAACCCGAAGAGGTATTCTATTATCCGGAGGTGCTGAAGCTGCGCTCGAACTGGACAATGAACCCAACCTGGGAAATTCCCACACAACAGGTATTTAAGAAAGAAATTATTGACAAGGAAAAACAGGAAGAGGAAGCCAGGAAAAAGAAGAAACAACGCAACAGCAAGGCTTTTTAA
- a CDS encoding amidohydrolase, producing the protein MTAKSQPVDLIIRNARIYTVDQEFTVAGALAVKNGLFVGVGSDEEILKKFTSDQIINAGGKTIYPGFIDAHCHFLMYGRTLQKANLRDTKSFDEILAILKNHHKENPTGWLEGTGWDHNDWPVKEFPDNQQLNELFPDVPALLTRIDEHAVLANEAAIRAAGIQPEDFAGTEIIRKDGKMTGIFLENAAGALKKAIPPVSREGKEEALMKAQRNCFAVGLTSVHDAGLLYDDIALIDSLQTRGDLKMRIYSMMLPDEKNMARLAKGPVDKPRLHVASIKLFADGALGSRGAKLLAPYSDAPQTSGIFVNDKEYLENICHKAYEAGFQVNTHCIGDAAVRRMLDIYEEIPGGPNDRRWRIEHAQIVAPEDVSRFGQLKVIPSVQTAHCTSDMYWAEERIGERIRNAYIYRELLKENGWLPNGSDFPIEEINPVLGFYAGTVRKDPAGWPPGRFQPENSISRRDALRAMTIWAAKAAFEEKEKGSIETGKLADFVMLDTDLMEAKEDQLVGSKALMTVSNGEIVYRKE; encoded by the coding sequence ATGACAGCCAAAAGCCAACCCGTCGACCTCATCATTAGGAATGCCAGGATATACACAGTCGACCAGGAATTTACCGTAGCCGGGGCCCTGGCCGTAAAGAACGGCCTGTTTGTCGGCGTAGGTTCCGATGAAGAAATCCTGAAGAAATTCACCAGCGACCAAATTATCAATGCCGGCGGAAAAACCATCTACCCAGGCTTCATCGACGCACACTGCCACTTTTTGATGTACGGCCGGACGTTACAAAAAGCCAACCTGCGTGACACCAAATCATTCGACGAAATTCTCGCGATTTTAAAAAACCATCACAAGGAAAACCCCACTGGCTGGCTGGAAGGAACCGGCTGGGACCACAACGATTGGCCGGTGAAGGAGTTTCCGGATAACCAACAACTCAACGAGCTCTTCCCCGATGTACCGGCGCTTCTCACGCGCATCGACGAACATGCGGTGCTGGCCAACGAAGCAGCCATCCGGGCTGCCGGCATTCAACCCGAAGATTTTGCAGGCACCGAAATCATCCGTAAAGACGGGAAGATGACCGGTATTTTCCTGGAAAATGCAGCTGGTGCACTGAAGAAAGCCATTCCGCCGGTTTCCCGGGAAGGCAAAGAAGAAGCGTTGATGAAGGCCCAGCGAAATTGCTTTGCAGTTGGCCTCACCTCGGTACACGATGCCGGCCTTTTGTATGATGATATCGCTTTAATTGACTCGCTGCAAACCCGTGGCGATTTGAAAATGCGCATATACAGCATGATGTTGCCGGACGAGAAAAACATGGCCCGGCTGGCAAAAGGTCCCGTCGATAAACCGCGGTTGCATGTCGCGTCCATTAAGCTTTTTGCCGACGGAGCGCTGGGATCACGAGGCGCCAAACTGTTAGCGCCTTATTCCGATGCCCCACAAACTTCGGGGATTTTTGTAAACGATAAGGAGTACCTGGAAAATATCTGCCACAAGGCTTATGAAGCCGGATTTCAGGTAAACACGCACTGCATCGGCGACGCTGCAGTGAGGCGTATGCTCGACATTTACGAAGAAATTCCGGGCGGTCCGAATGACCGGCGCTGGCGGATTGAACACGCACAAATAGTTGCGCCCGAAGATGTTTCCCGTTTTGGTCAACTCAAGGTGATTCCCTCCGTGCAAACCGCTCATTGCACCAGCGACATGTACTGGGCCGAAGAACGAATCGGCGAGCGGATTCGAAACGCATACATTTACCGGGAACTGCTAAAGGAAAACGGCTGGCTGCCGAACGGCAGTGATTTTCCCATCGAGGAAATTAATCCCGTTCTGGGATTTTATGCCGGAACCGTACGAAAAGATCCGGCAGGTTGGCCGCCCGGACGTTTCCAGCCCGAAAACTCGATTAGCCGGCGGGATGCGCTGCGGGCCATGACCATCTGGGCTGCCAAAGCGGCCTTCGAAGAAAAGGAAAAAGGTTCCATTGAGACCGGGAAACTGGCCGATTTCGTCATGCTCGATACCGACCTGATGGAAGCCAAAGAAGATCAACTCGTCGGATCGAAAGCGCTGATGACCGTTTCCAACGGAGAGATTGTCTACCGGAAGGAATAA
- the pdxH gene encoding pyridoxamine 5'-phosphate oxidase, producing the protein MNLSDIRRDYQLQQLDPKEADNDPIRQFEIWMNEALNAKISDPTAMTLATASAEGKPSARIVLLKYFSHDGFFFFTNYESRKGTELEENGHAALLFFWPEMERQVRVEGQVLKASPELSDSYFASRPLESQLSAAISPQSREVKDRSSLEDRWSKKQKEMGDKKIERPDFWGGYRLIPDKIEFWQGRANRLHDRVLYLHDGENWKLTRLAP; encoded by the coding sequence ATGAATTTATCCGATATACGAAGAGACTACCAATTACAACAGCTTGACCCCAAAGAGGCCGACAACGATCCCATTCGGCAATTCGAAATCTGGATGAACGAGGCGTTGAATGCTAAAATATCCGATCCCACTGCTATGACATTGGCTACCGCTTCGGCGGAAGGAAAGCCTTCGGCCCGGATTGTTTTGTTGAAATATTTTAGTCACGACGGCTTTTTCTTTTTCACGAATTACGAAAGTCGAAAAGGGACCGAACTGGAGGAGAATGGCCACGCAGCTCTTCTCTTTTTCTGGCCGGAGATGGAACGCCAGGTACGCGTGGAAGGTCAGGTGCTGAAAGCCAGCCCTGAATTGTCGGATTCGTATTTTGCGTCGCGTCCGTTGGAAAGCCAGCTAAGTGCGGCCATTTCGCCGCAGAGCAGAGAAGTAAAGGATCGTTCCTCACTGGAAGACCGTTGGTCAAAGAAACAAAAGGAGATGGGCGACAAAAAAATTGAGCGGCCAGATTTCTGGGGCGGTTACCGGTTAATTCCTGATAAGATCGAGTTTTGGCAGGGACGGGCGAACCGCCTGCACGATCGCGTCCTTTACCTTCATGACGGAGAAAACTGGAAACTGACGCGTTTGGCTCCCTGA
- a CDS encoding class I SAM-dependent methyltransferase: MYQLPELKENLKNRNAGHLLDIATGEGDFLAFLLNAFALYESGTGLDINPANLKVAEEKLSNPAVTLVEGNAEKLDFDGEYFDTVSISNSLHHFPNPRLVLKEMTRILAPGGLLLISELVCEDLTPAQESHLSYHHLKADMDMAAGHFHRHTFTRDEVVNLVEGLPMVVDKVFLAFDNEPMLNSSERMWRFFRMLDERVNEFTGHDRGKEFEERAETVKENISTHGFVRPPQVCIMGLKSGFGR, from the coding sequence ATGTATCAACTACCCGAACTGAAAGAGAACCTGAAAAACCGCAATGCCGGGCACTTGCTCGATATCGCCACCGGTGAGGGTGATTTTCTGGCTTTCCTGTTGAATGCATTTGCCTTGTACGAATCGGGTACCGGCCTCGATATAAACCCGGCAAACCTGAAGGTCGCGGAGGAAAAATTATCCAATCCGGCAGTCACCCTGGTAGAAGGGAATGCCGAAAAACTGGATTTCGATGGCGAATACTTCGATACGGTAAGTATTTCCAACTCATTGCATCACTTCCCCAATCCACGGCTGGTATTAAAAGAGATGACCCGGATACTGGCACCCGGAGGATTATTGCTGATTAGCGAATTGGTATGTGAAGATTTGACCCCGGCGCAGGAGTCTCACCTTTCCTACCATCACCTTAAGGCCGATATGGACATGGCTGCCGGACATTTTCATCGTCATACGTTTACCCGGGATGAGGTGGTCAACCTGGTAGAAGGTCTTCCCATGGTTGTTGATAAGGTGTTCCTGGCTTTCGACAACGAACCGATGTTAAATTCCAGCGAACGCATGTGGCGGTTTTTCCGGATGCTCGACGAACGGGTAAATGAATTTACCGGCCACGACCGAGGGAAAGAGTTCGAAGAAAGGGCCGAAACGGTTAAAGAAAATATCTCCACACACGGTTTTGTGCGCCCACCACAGGT